In Desulfonatronum thiodismutans, the genomic window CATCCGCTCACTGACTCCGGAGGATAAGGAGCGTCTGCTCATGTCCGGCGTGGACCTGGATATGGCTGGCCGAGGCGGTTCGTATCTCCAGGTGGATGATAAAAGCATACACTGCGACACCTGCGATCCCAACGTGGAAATTCTGGACATCACCGAGGCGCTGCGACGATACGACGGTTTGCCGGAGTATTTCTGGAATGCCGTGAAACCGGAGCAGGACGAATTCACGCGGATGGCCGCCCGTGAGCAGTTGCAAGGCGGCTACTTCATGCGGGCCAAGGCCGGGATGAAGATCGCGGAACCGGTTCAGTCCTGTCTGTTCATCAAGGGCGAAGCCGTGGCCCAGAACGTCCACAACATCATCGTCGTGGAAGAGGGAGCGGAGCTGCACGTGATCACCGGCTGCGCCACGGCCCACGACCGACAGTCGGCGCTGCATCTGGGTATCTCCGAGTTTTACGTGAAAAAAGGCGGCAAGCTGACCTTTACCATGATTCACAACTGGGGCGAGAAGGTCATGGTCCGACCGCGCACCGTGGGCGTGGTGGAGGAAGATGGGGAGTTTCAAAGCAATTACGTCCTGCTCAAGCCCGTGGAATCCGTGCAGTCCTATCCGTCCATCTATCTGAACGGCCCCAGGGCCGTGGCCCGGTTCAACTCGGTGATCGTCGCCCCCACCGGCTCGCTGGTGGACACGGGCAATCGGATATACCTTAACGCCCCGGAAACCCGTGGGGAAATCATTTCCCGGACCATCACCACCGGAGGCAAGATCATAGCCCGGGGGCACATCATCGGCAGCCACGTTCCGGCCAAGGGACATCTGGAATGCAAGGGATTGATCCTGGGCAACGGGATCATCCACGCGATTCCGGAACTGGAAGGCACGGTTTCCGGAGTGGAGCTGTCCCACGAAGCGGCGGTGGGCAAGATCGCCCAGGAAGAAATCGAATATCTGATGGCTCGGGGCCTGGACGAGGACGAAGCCACATCCACCATTGTCCGCGGCTTTCTGAACGTGGAGATCATGGGCCTGCCTGAAAAGCTGCGTCGGACCATCGACAAGACGATTCAGGAGTCGGAAAAAGATATGTTTTAAGCGGGAGCAAGAAAATGCCCGGTTTCAAGGCGCACCTGTTCGGAGGTGCGCTTTTTTTTGGTTTGGTGCTGATAATGGTGCTCTGGCTGGGCGTGTACCAGCCGGATCAGCAAACCCTGCTTTTTTTGGCCTTGATTGCGTTGCTCAGCGCCCTGTTCCCGGATGTGGACACGGACTCCAAGGGCCGGGTGCTGTTCTACGGGGCCTTGTTGTTGGTCTATCTCGTGCTGATGATCCAGGGGCGGTTTCGGCTGGCCGCGGTGCTGGGGTTCTGCGCCCTGCTCCCGGCAGTGGGGCATCATCGAGGCTGGACCCACAGTTGGTGGGCCATGCTCCTGGTTCCCCTGCCGATCATTATCCTGCCCATGGTCTTCTACGAGCGCTCTTTCGCCTCGGTCCTGCCTTTCTACCTCGCTTCGGTCACCGGGTACTGTTCACATCTGGTCTTGGACAGAACATTCTGAATCGTAACTACTCAGCTCATCCGTGCGAAAGCGGACTGGATACCCGCCTTCGCGGGTATGACTGATTGGGAGGCGGCATGGAAAAACACGTCATTCCCGCGAAGGCGGGAATCCAGCGTCGGAAATGGGCTCAACTCAGGATGTGCTGAGTAGTTACGCTTCTGCAAAGTTTCGCTGTAGTGTTACGCTTTTTCCTGCAATCGAGACTCGATCAAGTCCCGGGCCCGGCGGGCGAGTTGCGTGACTTCGGGCTTGGAGATTTGGTCGTCCGCCCCCACGGCTTCGCCCTTGTGCCGCAGCTTGTCCGTGATCAGCGATGAGAACAGAATGACCGGCAATCGCCCCAGGTCCGGGTCGTCCTTGATTTTTCTACACAGTGTCAGGCCGTCCATGGTGGGCATTTCGATGTCCGTGATCACGATCTGAACATGATCGGTCAGCTGTTGCCCCTGTTCCTTGGCGGCATGGTTCAGCTTCTGGAGGCGGTCCCAGAGTTCCTGGCCGTGAAAGGCCGTTTCCACGGTGAAGCCGGCTTTTTCCAGCAGATCCCGGAGCATGTTCCGGATCAGTGACGAGTCGTCGGCGATCATGGCTTTCAAGGCTTTTCCCTGGTGGGCCTCAAAGTCCAGGTCCAGGCGCAAGGCCATGGAGGGATTCAGGTCGGCCACGATTTTTTCCAGGTCCAGCACAAAGACAATCCGGCCTTCCAGGTTGATCACGCCGGTGATGCAGTCTGAACTGAAGCTGGCCAAGTACGCCCCCGGCGACATGACCTCTTCCCAGTTGATCCGATGGATGCGGTTGACCCCGGAAACCAGGAACGCCGTGACCACGCCGTTAAACTCGGTGACGATGACCTTTCCTTCCTCTTCGCCCTCAGCTGGGGGGGCCTTGGTCTTGCCGAGCCAGACGCTGAGATCCACCAGCGGAATGATGGAGGAGCGAAGATTGAACGCGCCCAGCACCGAAGGGTCGGACAACTGCGGCATTTCGGTGACCTTGGGCATGCGAATGATTTCCAACACTTTGGCCACGTTCACCGCGTAGTGCCCATGGTAGGCCTCTGTCTGGCCGGGGGGCTGCTCCAACAGGGTGAACTCCACGACTTCGAGTTCGTTGGTTCCGGCTTCCAAGAGAATATTGGTCTGGCTCACGGTGTTCTCCCTCTAAAGGTTGGATCAATCATGGAGGATTTAAGCGTTACATGGTTTCCACGCGTTGGACAACCGCCTGGATTACGTTTTTGGGCGTGGAGGCGCCGGCGGTGATACCGATGGAGTTCAGACCCCGAAGCTGGTCAAGGGGCAGCTCGTCCGCGATTTCCACGTGATGACAAGGGATGCCGGCCTGTTCGACCACCTGGACCAGTCGCCGGGTATTGCCGCTCTCGCGTCCGCCGACCACGACCATGGCCTGGACTTGTTCGGCGATGACACGGGCTTCTTCCTGGCGATTCATGGTTGCCGCGCAAATGGTGTCCAGGACCGGAATGTCCGGGTCGAGCCTTCGGCGCAGCAGGTCGGCCATTCGGACGTACAGTTCCTGATCCTGGGTGGTTTGGGCCGCGAGAAAACAAGGGCCGAGCCGGTCCTGGAGCAGTTCTTCAAGTCCTTCCTCCGAGTCCACGACACAGGCTCCGCTGGCGGCATAGCTGAGCAGGCCGCGCACTTCCGGGTGGTCCGCCTCGCCCAGAAGAATCAGCAGCCGACCTTGGGCCGCTTGTTTGGCGATGAGCACCTGGGCCTTCTTGACTTTGGGGCATGTGGCGTCGATCAGGCGTACGCCTCTGGCTTGCAGCGCGGCCTCGATGTTTCGGGGAATGCCATGGGCTCGGACGACCACGGTCTGACCCGTGTTCAGGGCTTGTGGGTCGTTGATTTGAGCCACGCCCCGTGCCGCGTATTCCTGGAGAACCTGGGGATTGTGGATGATGGGCCCGAGGGTGCAGACCTCGGATTTTTGGTCCGGGCCGTGAAGCAGGGAGTCCAGTTTGCGCAGGGCCATGTCCACGCCCATGCAAAAGCCGGCGGTTTGGGCCAGGATAATGTTCATGACGCATCCTCGTGGGGAATATCGGTTTTGCTGAGCACGACGGTGAGTTCGTCGAGCAAGGCTTCAAGCTGGGTCCAGGATTCGATTTGGGTCAGTTGGGTGCGAAGGGACTTGGCCCCGGAGAACTGGCGCAGATAGCGCGGGGCGATGGTGCGCATGGCCAGCAGGGCGCGGCGGTCGTCCAGGTGCGCCCTGGCCAGCTCCATGTGTCGGCGGACGATGCCCAGGCTGTAGACAGGGGGGGCGTGAAAGGGCCGCCCGTCAGGCCATAAGGACAGAAATTTGCGGAAGATCGCCGGATCCCACAATGCCCCGCGGGCGAACATCACCCCGTTGACCCCGGTTTGCTCCAGACAGCGGTATGCGTCCTCAGCCGTGAACAGGTCGCCGCTGGCAATGATCGGCACGGTGATGTGTTTCCGCAGCCGGGCCAACCGTTCCCAATCCGCGTGCCCGGAAAAGCCCTGAGTGGCCCAGCGTGGATGCAGGGTCAGCCAACCCACGCCGAGATCTTCCAGTCTCTTGGCCAGGTCCGGCAGAACGTCCTCTCCTGGTCGCCATCCCAGTCGCAGTTTCACGCCCACCCGACCTTCTCCGGCCTTGGCGACCATGGTCGCGACGATGCTGGTCAAGGTCTCAGGCTCGCGAAGCAGCGCGGCTCCGCTGCCGGTCTTGGTCACCTTGGGCACGGAACAGCCGGCGTTGAGGTCGAAGTAATGGGCGCCCCGCTCCAGTAGGAGGTCCATGGCCCGGCCCAAGGTCTGGGCGTCCGGGCCGTAGACCTGGACCACCAGCGGGCTGTCTTCGGAATTGGAGGTCAGGATGCGCTGCGTGGCGGTGTTGTTGAAGATCAGGCCCTTGGCGCTGACCATTTCCGTACAGGCCGCGGCGCACCCCTGCTCCCGGCAAAGCAGGCGAAAGGGAAGGTCTGAAAAACCGGCCAGCGGGGCCAGCCAGGGTTGCTCCGGGGTTATGGGCAAGGGAGGATATGTCGGTGATGTGGCGTGGGTCATACTTTGATGTGCAGCCGGGGGCGTCCCGGAGTCGATGCGAGCAATAAGCGCGAAAGGAGTCCTGAGTGCCTGCCCGCGGGTAGAGGCTTGACGCCCAGAAAGGACAACGCCCCGGACAGGGGGCGGGGGAAGGCTCGCTGGAGCCAGTCCGAGACGGAGGCGATGGTTTGGGACGGGAGGGCTTCCAGGTCCAGGTGCAGGGTCCAACCCAAATGGGAGCCCGACAGAACGAAATGCATCTCCATTTGCCCCAAAAGCGGATGGGTGCAGGTGAATACGGCTTGAGGGCCGGGTGGCCCTGAGGTCGTTTGCCCGGCACGGCCCGGAGCTCCTCCGAGGAGCAGCCCGGCTCCGCGGACCCGGTGGGACAGCCAGGGCAGGGCGAAGAAGCGTCCGATTCCTCTGGCGGCCAGTTCCGCGTTGATCGGCTCCAGGGCCGTGTACAGACGTTGGAGATTTTGGCGCGCTTCGGTGTGTTGGTCCAGGAGTTTTCGCCACGCGGCCAAGGGACCGGCCAGGCAATGAACCCAGCCTTGTGTCGGGTCCAGCTCCAAATTTACAATCGGCCCCTGTTCGAGATTGTTGTCCGACATAACGGACGACCAGAGAGAGGCCAGCGAGGCGTCCAGACGGCTCTGCTCGGTCCAGAGGCGTTGCAGCAGGGGAAAGGTTCCAGGCAGGTCGGAGGACGACAGCTCTTGCAGGATGATATCCGGGAAGAGCTGTTTGACCAAAAAATGGAGGCGCGAGCCGACTTCGGGACGCGAGGCCATCCTGGCCAGTAGCTTGGTCCCCTGAAAGTCCACCCAGCCGATGCCGGGACCGTCCCAACCCAGAAATGTACCGGATATCCGCTCGTCGACACGATTGTCGGCGCGAAAGCGTTCTACCCGTTCAGGAGTCGCGTGGAACGGGGAGGTTGGACCGCCCCAGCGCCTCACGACGATCCGCCCTGTTCCAGAATAAGTTCGACTTCATCGGTGCTCAAGCCCGTGGATTGGGCCAGAGACTTGATGGAGCGGCCCTTGCGGTGTCCCGAGAGGATGACTTGGCGCAGAAATTGAGGGGACTGGGCGAGACTTTCGGCCTGCTGGAGCAGGTTGCGGAGCTGTTTTTCCCGTTCAGCTAGCTGCGTTTCCAGATGCAGCAGTTCGGTTTGTCGCTCGGCGAAATTGTTCAGGAACTGCTGCTCCAGATCCACGCTTTTTTCGATCTTCCCCAGAAATTCATTCTGACTTTTTTGCAGTTTGGCCAAGAGCTGTTCGGAACGACGCAGGCGAAAAAAGAACGTGATCACCCCTGCCAGAAGGGCGACTTCCAGCAGGCTCAAGACGAGTATGATCCAGTATGATGTATGCATGGTCCCTAGACCGTGAGTGAACGGCGTTTCAGACGCCGCCCGAAGTGCCCATATTCAAATTTTGAGGTTTACGATCTGGCCGGACCAGGGGTCCTTGTGGCCAAGGGGTTCATCTTCCGGCTCCGCTTGGCGCCGTTGATCCCGGCGGGGCTGACGACCACCGCGCCCCCGGTCCTGTTCGTCTTCCGGACGGACCTGAAAGGACTCCTCGGTCTTCTTTACTTCCGCGATTCGCTCCCGCTCTTTTTTCAAAGCCTCCTGCATCAGGCTTCCGGCCAAGGCCTGCTGCATGGCCGGTCGATCCTGCTCGGCCTGGATCATCTTTCCTACCTTGGGCAGCAGGGAAAGGAGCACGGGAAGCTGAACCTGTTGGACCATTTAGCGCACCAGATACTCCTTGATCAGGATATCGTTCAGTGGGCTGCTCAGGTGCTGGTTCATGACCGACATCAGGTCCGCCTTCAGCGCGTCGGCGGCGTCCTCGCGCTTGATTTCGGGAATCGGGCGGTTGTTTAAAAAGTAATAAATCGCATCCCGAAGAATGATCTCCTTGCGCTGGACTTCCACATACCTTGTCGAACCTTCCATGGTCAGGGTCAGACGCAAGGAAAGAAACGCGACCTCCTCACCCTGGGTATAGGCGACCCAGAACGGCTTGAGGTCGACGGTGTACTCCTCAGGCTTTGGTTCGGGCGCGGGTTGGGGCTGTTGGAGCGGTTCCGGTTCTGAAAGTGCCGGTTCCGGGGGAGGCGGCGGACGTGTAAGCCAGAAAGCCAGACCGGCCAGCAAAAGCGCCACGACGACCCCGCCAATGATCAGAGCCAGGCGGTACGACTTTCCGGACTTCCGCTCGTCCTCGACATTTTCAGTCTCCGGTGCTTCCGGCCGGGCCTCCTCTTCGGAGGGCGCTTCTTCTTCAATGTCGTCAAGAAACGGTGCGTCATCCAGGTCCAGGGTAACCTTCTGAGTTGCCTGGGGCGACTTTGGCTCAAGCTCGAGGATCTCCTCGTCCCGTTCCAACGGGTTGACCTCATTGGTTGGAGGCGTCGGGGGGGTGGCCATGGACGATGCCTTTCGCTGGTTCTCGTCGGATATTCGAGGTTGTTGCCGCGGGTTCGATATTCATGTTCGTAATGGAACGCGTCCGGGTTCCATCCGCCCTTTTCGGACGCGCCATATCAGCGAAGAGGAGCACGTAGCGCGGTGGGCCGTCAAGGAAATGGAAAACGGGATGTCATGCGAAAATCTTGTCAATCTTCTGACCGAGGGTCTCCGGGGTGAACGGTTTGACGATATAGTTGGAAACTTTGGCCTGGACCGCTTCTATGATGTTCTCCTGAAGACCCTCGGCGGTGACCATCAGAAAGGGGACGTCGGCGTATTCCTCGCTGGCCCGGACTTTGCGCAACAGTTCGATTCCTGTCATTTTGGGCATGTTCCAGTCGGAAATCACGAAGTCGATCCGTTCCTTGTTCAAGACCTCCCAGGCCGTGGTTCCATCGTCGGCCTCGACGATGTTCGTGAATCCCAACTGACGCAGAATGTTCTTGATGATCCGCCGCATCGTCGAGAAGTCGTCGACGACGAGAACGCGCATGCTTTTGTCGTAACTCATCAGGCTTGTCTCCTTGTTTTCTTTTGGTGATGGCTGGATGTTTGGAGCTTGGCGAACTTATCCCGGAGTTTGCCCAGGGCCTGGGAGTGCAGTTGGGACACCCGGCCCTCGGTAATGTTCATCACCAGGGCCGTCTCCCGCATGTTCAACTCGTCGGCGTAGTACAGGGAAAGGACCATCTGCTCCCTAGAGGTCAATCCATCGATAAGTTCCGCAAGTTTGTCAATCAGTTGTTGGTGCAGGGTATGGGAGAAGGGGTCGTTTTTCGTGGTACTCGTGGAACGAAGGAAATGGTCCTCCAGGCCGTCCAGGCTGATACAGACTTGATTTTGCAGAGCTTCCAGGCCTTCCTGGATTTCCTTGGCGTTCAGGCCGGTCATGGCTTGGAGTTCTTCGGCGGTGGGGACGCGACCGGAGTGTTGTTCCACCTTACGCATGCTTTCTTCCAAGAGCCGGACCCGTTGGCGCAACCCGCGGGTGAACCAGTCCATGCGCCGGAGCTCATCCAGCATGGCCCCCTTGATTCTGTTTTCAGCGTAGGTCTCGAACTTGATTCCCATGCCCACCTGGAATTTTTCCAGGGATTCTATCAGGCCGAGGCTGCCGGCGCTGAGCAGTTCTCCCAGCTCGATATGCTGAGGGAGCTTGGCCTTCATGCGCAGGGCGATAATTTTTATCTTCGGGGCATAGTGCGCGACAATGGCTCCTCGGACCGCGGGGTCGGCGGTGCTCCACGCCAACTGACCGTCTTCGAAGCATTGCCAGTGGTCAGGTGTTGAAGAGGAGTTTTTTCCAGAAGAATTTGATATTGCCATCGGTTTTGGCTGTTTGCGGCCAGGCCAGAATATTTTCGGCGATTTTTCTCACGGCCTGGGCCGCAGCCGAGGATGGAACTTCGTGGCAAAACGGCACCTGGCGGGTAACGGATTGCCTGACGACCGGGTCCTGGGGCAGCGAACCGATCAGGTCCAAGGAAACGCCGTCCAGGAATTTGTCGCAAGCCGCGGCCAGTCGCTGGAAGGTCTGCTTGGCCTGTTTCGGGTCAGCGGCCATGTTCACGACCACTCGGAATCTGTGTACGCCGTGTTTGTTGTGCAGAACCTTGATCGTCGCATAGGCATCGGTCAAGGCCGTGGGTTCCGGGGTCAGAATCAGAATCCGTTCCTGTACGGCCAGATTGAAGTACATGACATTATCCCCGATCCCGGCTCCGGTGTCCACAATCAGGATGTCCGTTTCCTGGCCCAAGGGTTCCAAAGCCTCGATCAGTTCCAGCTTTTGGCCCGTGGACAGTTTGAGCATTTCCGGCACGCCGGAGGACGCCGGGAGAATGGAAAAGCCGTACTCCGTCCGAACCAGCACCTGGTCAAGTTTCTTTTCATCGTAAACGAGGTGGAAGATGTTGTATTCCGGGGCCAGGCCCAACAGAATATCCACGTTGGCCAGCCCCAGATCCGCATCCATCAACAGGACTCGCTTGCCCATCCGTTGGAGGGAGTAGGCCAAGTTCACGGAGAGGTTGGTCTTGCCCACTCCGCCTTTGCCGGAAGTTACGGAGAGAACTAGGGGGTTGTGCTCGTTCGTGCGCGTCATGGTTTCCTCGCGAATACGTGAAGTTCGTCGTCAGTGCAAAGGTCTTTCCGGCCCGCCCCCGAGGGGCGTGGGCAGACGGTGGGTGAAGACCAGTTTCCAGAGGTTCTGGTGATCCGCCGCGGCCAAGCTGGAACTCAGCGAAGTGCCGTAGGACAAGGCTGATACGGGGAGTCGGGTGGAATAGCCGATGTTCACTAGAGAGCCGTAGCTTTCCGCCTCGTCCAGCTTGGTCCAGATCAGGCTGGACAAGGCCGGGACCTGAAATTTTTCTATGAACCGCTGGAGGATCGTGTTGGAGTAATGAGGGCTGAGGACCAAATGTACGGCGCAGTTGCCCTTCAGGGAGATTTCCTTGTCCATCAGCCAAGCGTCAAGATGGTTTCCCGCCGGCAGGCCGGGCAGGTCGATGAAGACCATGTCGTAGGTTTCGCGAAGCAGGCGTCGCCAATCTTCGGGCGAGCGCAGATCCACAAAGGGAAATTCTCCCAACTCCGCGTAATGTTGCAGCAACAAACGCCCCTTGCCATGATGCTGGTCCGCGTTGGCCAGGGCGATCCTGCGGTTGGGAAATTCCCGGCGCAGGTTCAGGGCCAAGCGTAACAGCGACGAGGTTTTGCCTGAACCGTGCGGGCCGACGAAGGCGTGCAGCTTTTCCGGCCAGTGCCGCCCGGTCCAAGGTTTGACGGCCACAATGGACCGCAGTTCCTCCAGGATGGATTTCTCCGGCGCGTTTTTCATCGTCCGCCACAGATGCATGGCCACCTCGGGCAGGACTTCCTCCCGTTCCAGATACTCCAGCGCTTGGCGCTGGCGTGGAGAGAGGAGGTTGTAGTCCGCCTGAGGCTTGAGGACGCTGAACAAGTGCTCCTTGAGGCAGGTCCACTCCTGGTGCATCTGTTTCCAGCCCGGATAGGTCCCCCCCAAAGGGGCCGCGATATCCGGATGCTCAGGATTTGCAAGCCGGTTTCCTCCGGACGGCGGCTCCAGGGCGGCCATGATTTCGCAGCAGGATCGACCATTCTCCGTTCCGTTCTGGGTGCTGAGAATGACCGCGTCCGGCCCAAGTTCGGCGCGGATTTGCTTGAGCACGGTCCGGGTGTCCGGTCCGCGAAAGGTCTTAACCTGCATTGGCCATCCTCACCGTTGCCGCGGACTGAAGGTTGATCCCCGCGGGAATTTCGGCCTGGGAAATGATGGGCAGCGTGGGAATGAAGCGGGTGATAAGCTGGGCGAGATGCGAACGCAGGCTGGGCGTGGTCAGCACTACGGGTTGGCCCTCGGCGACCATGGCCTTTTCCATGGCCGACTGGAGCCCCTGGATCAGCTTCTGGCCATTGCCGGGGTCGATGTTCAGGTAGGTTCCCTGTTCGGCCTTGCGCAGGTTTTCCTGAAGCAGGCGCTCCCAGTCCTGGTCCAGAATGATCACCGCGAGATTGTTTCCTCCGGCCAAGTAGGGCTTGACAATGGTCCGGGCCATGCGTCCGCGAACGTATTCCGTGAGCAGGTCCGGGTCCTTGATGGATGGCCCGAAGTCGGCCAGGGTTTCCACAATGGTCAGCATGTCCCGGATGGAAACCTGCTCGCGGACCAGGTTCTGCAACACCCGTTGCACGGTCCCCAGAGACATGATCCCTGGTACCAGTTCTTCCACTGCCTTGGGAGCGCGTTTGGCCAGGTTGTCCAAAAGGGACTGAATTTCCTGACGGCCCAGGAACTCGTGCAGGTTGCGGCGGAAGACCTCGGTGACGTGGGTGGCGATAACCGTGGACGGGTCCACGACGGTGTAGCCGGCGAGCATGGCCTCGTCCTTTTGTTTGTCCGGTATCCACAGGGCCGGCAGGTTGAAGGCCGGTTCCCGGGTTTCCACGCCCTGGATGCGATGCTTGGCGTCGCCGGGATCCATGGCCAGGAAGTGGTCGATGAGAATTTCCGCTGACGCCACTTGGTTGCCCTTGATCATGACCACGTACTGGCC contains:
- a CDS encoding tRNA dihydrouridine synthase, translating into MTHATSPTYPPLPITPEQPWLAPLAGFSDLPFRLLCREQGCAAACTEMVSAKGLIFNNTATQRILTSNSEDSPLVVQVYGPDAQTLGRAMDLLLERGAHYFDLNAGCSVPKVTKTGSGAALLREPETLTSIVATMVAKAGEGRVGVKLRLGWRPGEDVLPDLAKRLEDLGVGWLTLHPRWATQGFSGHADWERLARLRKHITVPIIASGDLFTAEDAYRCLEQTGVNGVMFARGALWDPAIFRKFLSLWPDGRPFHAPPVYSLGIVRRHMELARAHLDDRRALLAMRTIAPRYLRQFSGAKSLRTQLTQIESWTQLEALLDELTVVLSKTDIPHEDAS
- a CDS encoding FliA/WhiG family RNA polymerase sigma factor, with translation MAISNSSGKNSSSTPDHWQCFEDGQLAWSTADPAVRGAIVAHYAPKIKIIALRMKAKLPQHIELGELLSAGSLGLIESLEKFQVGMGIKFETYAENRIKGAMLDELRRMDWFTRGLRQRVRLLEESMRKVEQHSGRVPTAEELQAMTGLNAKEIQEGLEALQNQVCISLDGLEDHFLRSTSTTKNDPFSHTLHQQLIDKLAELIDGLTSREQMVLSLYYADELNMRETALVMNITEGRVSQLHSQALGKLRDKFAKLQTSSHHQKKTRRQA
- a CDS encoding chemotaxis response regulator CheY produces the protein MSYDKSMRVLVVDDFSTMRRIIKNILRQLGFTNIVEADDGTTAWEVLNKERIDFVISDWNMPKMTGIELLRKVRASEEYADVPFLMVTAEGLQENIIEAVQAKVSNYIVKPFTPETLGQKIDKIFA
- a CDS encoding MinD/ParA family protein, whose protein sequence is MTRTNEHNPLVLSVTSGKGGVGKTNLSVNLAYSLQRMGKRVLLMDADLGLANVDILLGLAPEYNIFHLVYDEKKLDQVLVRTEYGFSILPASSGVPEMLKLSTGQKLELIEALEPLGQETDILIVDTGAGIGDNVMYFNLAVQERILILTPEPTALTDAYATIKVLHNKHGVHRFRVVVNMAADPKQAKQTFQRLAAACDKFLDGVSLDLIGSLPQDPVVRQSVTRQVPFCHEVPSSAAAQAVRKIAENILAWPQTAKTDGNIKFFWKKLLFNT
- a CDS encoding metal-dependent hydrolase → MPGFKAHLFGGALFFGLVLIMVLWLGVYQPDQQTLLFLALIALLSALFPDVDTDSKGRVLFYGALLLVYLVLMIQGRFRLAAVLGFCALLPAVGHHRGWTHSWWAMLLVPLPIIILPMVFYERSFASVLPFYLASVTGYCSHLVLDRTF
- a CDS encoding chemotaxis protein, which codes for MSQTNILLEAGTNELEVVEFTLLEQPPGQTEAYHGHYAVNVAKVLEIIRMPKVTEMPQLSDPSVLGAFNLRSSIIPLVDLSVWLGKTKAPPAEGEEEGKVIVTEFNGVVTAFLVSGVNRIHRINWEEVMSPGAYLASFSSDCITGVINLEGRIVFVLDLEKIVADLNPSMALRLDLDFEAHQGKALKAMIADDSSLIRNMLRDLLEKAGFTVETAFHGQELWDRLQKLNHAAKEQGQQLTDHVQIVITDIEMPTMDGLTLCRKIKDDPDLGRLPVILFSSLITDKLRHKGEAVGADDQISKPEVTQLARRARDLIESRLQEKA
- a CDS encoding flagellar basal body-associated FliL family protein encodes the protein MATPPTPPTNEVNPLERDEEILELEPKSPQATQKVTLDLDDAPFLDDIEEEAPSEEEARPEAPETENVEDERKSGKSYRLALIIGGVVVALLLAGLAFWLTRPPPPPEPALSEPEPLQQPQPAPEPKPEEYTVDLKPFWVAYTQGEEVAFLSLRLTLTMEGSTRYVEVQRKEIILRDAIYYFLNNRPIPEIKREDAADALKADLMSVMNQHLSSPLNDILIKEYLVR
- a CDS encoding SufB/SufD family protein: MSELAGKPQGTAQNTPLADVSRFAFSGKGAGIADIRSLTPEDKERLLMSGVDLDMAGRGGSYLQVDDKSIHCDTCDPNVEILDITEALRRYDGLPEYFWNAVKPEQDEFTRMAAREQLQGGYFMRAKAGMKIAEPVQSCLFIKGEAVAQNVHNIIVVEEGAELHVITGCATAHDRQSALHLGISEFYVKKGGKLTFTMIHNWGEKVMVRPRTVGVVEEDGEFQSNYVLLKPVESVQSYPSIYLNGPRAVARFNSVIVAPTGSLVDTGNRIYLNAPETRGEIISRTITTGGKIIARGHIIGSHVPAKGHLECKGLILGNGIIHAIPELEGTVSGVELSHEAAVGKIAQEEIEYLMARGLDEDEATSTIVRGFLNVEIMGLPEKLRRTIDKTIQESEKDMF
- a CDS encoding flagellar biosynthesis protein FlhF, producing MQVKTFRGPDTRTVLKQIRAELGPDAVILSTQNGTENGRSCCEIMAALEPPSGGNRLANPEHPDIAAPLGGTYPGWKQMHQEWTCLKEHLFSVLKPQADYNLLSPRQRQALEYLEREEVLPEVAMHLWRTMKNAPEKSILEELRSIVAVKPWTGRHWPEKLHAFVGPHGSGKTSSLLRLALNLRREFPNRRIALANADQHHGKGRLLLQHYAELGEFPFVDLRSPEDWRRLLRETYDMVFIDLPGLPAGNHLDAWLMDKEISLKGNCAVHLVLSPHYSNTILQRFIEKFQVPALSSLIWTKLDEAESYGSLVNIGYSTRLPVSALSYGTSLSSSLAAADHQNLWKLVFTHRLPTPLGGGPERPLH
- the ispH gene encoding 4-hydroxy-3-methylbut-2-enyl diphosphate reductase; the encoded protein is MNIILAQTAGFCMGVDMALRKLDSLLHGPDQKSEVCTLGPIIHNPQVLQEYAARGVAQINDPQALNTGQTVVVRAHGIPRNIEAALQARGVRLIDATCPKVKKAQVLIAKQAAQGRLLILLGEADHPEVRGLLSYAASGACVVDSEEGLEELLQDRLGPCFLAAQTTQDQELYVRMADLLRRRLDPDIPVLDTICAATMNRQEEARVIAEQVQAMVVVGGRESGNTRRLVQVVEQAGIPCHHVEIADELPLDQLRGLNSIGITAGASTPKNVIQAVVQRVETM